The Microvirga lotononidis region TAAATCGGGCCAGCGGTTTTGGGCTTCGATCGTCGAAATGACTCGTCAGAAGCTTGCTCCTTCCATCACCTATCTCAGTTTTGATGGTCACGAGCTCTGACCCGTTCCCGCGGTTGCCGGCGCCAGTCGGTCCACGACGACCTCACGCGGATCCTTGTCTTCACGCAGACCAAGGAAGCTCGGGTGGCGCAGAATGCTGTTCCGTGTCCATTCTGTGAATTCAACTTGGGCCACTTAGCGCGGCTTGACCCAATGCACCCGCGCTCGCATGTAGTGAGAGCTGCCCAAAGCCTACGAAGCCAACCGGAGACAGAAACAAAGCGAAGCTTTACTGCGCTTAGTTTCCGCTTGCATTGAGAGCAACTTGCTGAGCGATACGCTCGATCAAAACTTCCATTGCTTCAAGGTCGTGCTGCTTCACACCATCGCGGGAGATGCGCAATCGCGCGTATGGATCTTTGTTGCGGGTCGCAATGCGCACGAGAATCGCGCAGCCCGGGAACAGTGCGGCAGCACCTTCACGCACCTGCTGGAACAGGCGCTCGGCGCGAGGATCGAGCGACCCGCCCTTCACCTTAATCCGTAGGTTGGTCAGGTAAGGGTGGCATTGCAGTGGACTTCGACGATTTCAGTCACAGGCACCTGTCAGATCACCAGATCCGTTGATAACGGCCAAGGTTGGGATGGGTTCCGAGGCGGTGCAAGGAACCAAGTCCCTCTGCCTGCCGTTTCCGCATCCATGAAACCGCGTGGTCCTATCCTCAACCAGCCTATCGTCCTTCTCGTCGAGGACGAGCCGCTCGTACGGCTAACGCAGGTCGATATCCTGCGAGAGGCGGGCTTCTGGGTGCTTGAGGCTCAGGATGCCGATGAGGCGTTTGAGATCTTGAAGGAACGGCCCGAGGTCAGCGCCGTCCTGACGGATGTTGATATGCCCGGTTCCCTCGACGGCTTCGAGTTTGCACGGCTGGTTGCACAGGGCTGGCCCGAGGTTGGGGTCCTCGTCATTTCAGGCAAGGCATTCCCGGATGAGGGTGATCTCCCGCCCTCGGCGACGTTCATCCCGAAGCCGGTCTATCCGAACGTACTGGTTGAACAGATCGAAGCCTTGATGAGCCCGTCAAGGGCAGCCTGACTTCCATTTCTCATGACCACTGCTACGACCAGCCTCCCGGTTGAGCGAGGAAAGGCGTGATGCCCTAC contains the following coding sequences:
- a CDS encoding ATP dependent DNA ligase — translated: MAQVEFTEWTRNSILRHPSFLGLREDKDPREVVVDRLAPATAGTGQSS
- a CDS encoding response regulator; the protein is MKPRGPILNQPIVLLVEDEPLVRLTQVDILREAGFWVLEAQDADEAFEILKERPEVSAVLTDVDMPGSLDGFEFARLVAQGWPEVGVLVISGKAFPDEGDLPPSATFIPKPVYPNVLVEQIEALMSPSRAA